AGGTGCGAGATCAGCGCCCGACTGGTCGCGCCAACGGGCTTTGGATCTCGTGACTGGTGCCGGCTTTTTACCGCGTGGGAAAGTCGTTAGAAAATCATCCGGCTTTGTCCTGCGGCTGAAACGTATTCGCAGTCTGCCGGATACGGTGGGTCCGAATATGCAGGTTCTGATCATTGGCCTGAATCCGAGTCCTTATTCTGCAGACACCGGAATTGGTTATGGCCGACCCGGAAATCGGTTCTGGCCGGCTGCACTGAAGGCAGGTCTGGTCAGTATCGACCGTGATCCACGTCACGCGCTGTCGCACCACGGTGTGGGGATGACCGACCTGGTACGCAGAACCACGGCTCGCGCCGACGAAGTTGAACGCACTGAATTCGAAGCCGGTTTTGAGAGAATTGAACGACTGGCAGCCTGGCTAAAGCC
This is a stretch of genomic DNA from Gammaproteobacteria bacterium. It encodes these proteins:
- a CDS encoding mismatch-specific DNA-glycosylase; this encodes MRSNRNPYFSLGHDRPATELPLTLADLHLSLSPEDEVIVHLGARSAPDWSRQRALDLVTGAGFLPRGKVVRKSSGFVLRLKRIRSLPDTVGPNMQVLIIGLNPSPYSADTGIGYGRPGNRFWPAALKAGLVSIDRDPRHALSHHGVGMTDLVRRTTARADEVERTEFEAGFERIERLAAWLKPTVCCFIGLGGWRLVVDRKAVAGRQTDSVGGCPVYVMPHTSGLNAHSRLEDLVKHLAAVFAMVGAAD